TTGTGAAGGAGTGAGTATATATTTGCCGCGATCAATTTCTTGAATGCTTCCTTTGCCCTGCAAAACCTTTAATTTTTTTATTATTTGATTTCTGCTGCTAGGATCGTCCAATTGTAATTTTGCGGCAATTTGTTTGTAGTTGAATGCTTGCGAATGATCTTTCCGAAGAATGTTTAATATGGTTTGGGAAAGATTTTCAATTTTATTTGTTTTCTTTTTTCTTTTATTTCTTGGCATACTTAATTTTGTAATTCGGTAAATGTACTACTTCTCATAGAATGACGTGTTTACATTAGGAAAGATTTAGTACCTTGGTTACGTTATTAATTTCTTGGATATGTTGTAATGTAAGGGTTAATTTTTTAAAAATTCAAACTAATGCACACTCTAAATGAAGCATTTTAAAACCATAGCTATTTTTCAATATCCTGCGGAATACGCAATACTTCAGCTTTTGTTTGAACAGGAAGATATACGATACTTTTTTGAAAATGAAACCATGATTAGCGTTTTTCCTTTTTACTCAAATGCAATTGGCGGAATTAGACTTCAAGTTCATTTGGACGATGTGGCCCAAGCGGAAGAAATTATCGCTAACTTAAACTCTTCTTCAGATTTGAAAATAGTTTAATTTTCAATAATACCTTTTCTTCAAATTCATTTTCTCTAAATTTTTTATGTTATCAACATACATTAATATATCATTTGTTTTTTTTAAATTAATTAAAGAAAAATTAGTGATGATTATAGGGTGTTAATATGTACAATAACTTTTTGCAGTTTTATTTTGAAATCTAATTATCGCTATTTAATAATAGGTTATTAACATACAATTAAGAATTAATATCCTTGATTGTAAGCGAATATAAATACTAATTAACAACTGTGAACAACCTATTTTCACACCTATAATTTTATAAGTTTTTAGAAAATTATTGTTTGAAACTGAAAAAATGATGCTAACAAGTACCCCGTAAAAAATGAGTTATAAATTTGGTTTCCCAGAATATTAAAACCTATTGTAAAATTTAATTACATGTGCAATTTTAGTTGTGTTATTTATGCTAACAAATATCAACAATGTTGTTAACTGTAATGTGAAGTTGTGGTTAAGAAATCATTAATTATTTAAAACCAGTAAGTTAATTTTAATTTGTGGCGCTAGGCGTAGCTTTTTATAAAAGAGCATTTATTTTAACAATTTATGGCATTATATAATGTGGGGGAAATTTTCTGAATTCGAATTCATTATCTTTGAAAAAAAAATTAAAACCATGAAGATTTCCATCGGCAACGACCACGCAGGTACAGCGTATAAATTTGAAATTGTGTCCTTTCTCGAAAAGGAAGGCCACTCAGTTATAAACCACGGAACCGACTCTGAATCGAGCGTAGATTATCCAGATTTTGTGCATCCCGTTGCGGCAGATGTTGAAAGTGGAAACGCAGAGTTAGGAATTATTATCTGCGGAAGCGGAAATGGCGCAAATATGACAGCTAATAAACACCAAAAAGTACGCTCTGCTTTATGTTGGACTAAAGAAATTACTGCGCTCGCCCGCCAACATAACGATGCTAATGTATTAAGTATTCCGGCCAGATTTACTAGTAAACCACAAGCTTTGGAAATGGTTAAAACATTTTTAAATACCGAATTTGAAGGGGGACGCCACCAAAATCGCGTAGAAAAAATAGCTTGTATATAAACAGCTTCAATGTCGCATAAGCACGTACATTCACACGATCATTCGCATCCAGATTTAAAAGGGAAAAAACTTTTACTTTCCATTCTTTTAAATATAGGAATTACACTTGCACAAGCAATTGGCGGTGTGGTTTCGGGAAGTTTGTCGTTACTCTCCGATGCGCTCCATAATTTTAGCGACGTTCTGTCTTTGGTGGTAAGTTATATAGCCGATAGATATTCAAAAAAGGATGCTTCGGTTACAAAAACATTTGGATATAAACGCGCCGAAATAATTGCTGCATTTGTAAATTCGGCCACCTTAATTGTGGTAGCAATTTACCTAATTTACGAAGCCGTTATTCGCTTTTATAATCCGCAACCAATTGAAAGCGGCCTCGTTATTTGGCTGGCTATTTTAGGAATTGTTTTTAACGGGTTTAGCGTATTGCTTCTATATAAAGATTCAAAAAGCAATATGAACATGCGCTCGGCCTACTTGCACTTGTTTACCGATATGGCAGCATCGGTAGCTGTTTTAATTGGTGGTTTGCTTATGCAATTTTATCAATGGTATTGGGTAGATAGCCTATTAACCGTTTTAATTGCGCTTTATTTACTTATTATGGGGTACGATTTATTAAAGACTTCATTTAAAGTTTTAATGCTTTTTACACCCGATGATTTAAATTTAGAAGTAATTAATAAAGCAGTTTGTAAAATTCCAGAAATTAAAAATATGCATCACATTCATATCTGGCAATTAAACGAGCAGGAAACACATTTGGAAGCACATATAGATTTTTATAATGATCTTACCCTTTCAGAATTTGACGCCGTATTAGCAAAAGTAGAAGAGTTGCTGTATCACGATTTTGGAATAAACCATGTAACCATTCAACCCGAACATCAAAAAGATGACCCAAAAGACATTATTGTTCAAGATTGATTTTATTAAAAAAATATGGAATTTAATGTAAAGAATTTTGAAGAATTAAGCCGAAAGGAGCTATACGAAATTTTGCAATTGCGAAGTGAAATTTTTGTAGTGGAACAAGATTGCGTTTATCAGGATATTGATGGAAAAGACCAACGTGCGTTGCACATAATGGGCTGGGAAAACGATATTTTAGTAACCTATGCACGCTGCTTTCAAGCTGGAGATTATTTTGATGAAGCTTCTATTGGTAGGGTTTTGGTACGCGAAAATTATCGTAAATTGGGGTACGGTCATCAAATTACCGATGCTGCCATAAAAGCTATTGTTGAAAAATATAAAGCCGATACTATAAAAATATCGGCGCAAATATATTTAGTAATGTTTTATGAAAGTCACGGTTTTAAAACCATTGGTGATAGATATATGGAAGATGGTATTCCACATATAGCAATGATTAGAGAATGATTAAAGCTTTATAAGATTTTTTTCTAGATTTAGATCTTTTAGCATTTCATCGGTAAATTTATAATGCCCACGGCGAGTTATTATTTTAAAACGCTGGTTTCGCATACGTGTTAAAGTATCTAAAAATTGCCATTTCGATTTTAATAATCTTGGCTTTGCAGATTTTAAACTAATTTCAAAATAGTGCTTAATGCCTGCGCGCTCCGCTACAATATCTGGGGTAATTACCACATCGCTATCTTTTTTAAGATAGGATTTTGGAGTTTCATATCCTTCCACATCTGCTTGAATGTGTTCAAAACCCCGGTTCTCTAAATAAGTCACGGATTCTTTAAGAATCGCTTTGTTTTCTTCTCTTTCTGAATGTACCATAACCGCTAAATTACAATATCATTGATAAACAGTGAGTTAAGTTTATGTTAACCGGAAAGCAGATGGTGTTAATTTATTTTTTATACCGAATTGATTTATCAAAAGGAAGTCTTAATTGATGTAAAATATCCTCATCATTTTTATGGTCTGCAATGTCTAAACCATATTTTATTTCTGATGTATCTGCGTAGATAAATGTACCAAATAAACGATCCCAAATAGAAAGCATATTGCCGAAATTGCTATCTGTCCAAGGCATTTTATAATGGTGATGAAATTTATGCATATTTGGAGTTACAATTATATAGCTAAGTAGGCGATCTACCTGCTTCGGAAGCGAAATATTGGCGTGGGTAAAATAGGTAAAAAGCACACTTAAAATTCTGTAAAAAAGATAAAAAGCAATTGGCATTCCCATGATAATTACAGCAATTAATGCGAAAGTTTCACGAATAATAAAATCAAACGGATGATGCCTGGTGCCTGTAGTAACGTCCACATTTTTATCGGAGTGGTGTACAGTGTGCAAGCGCCACATCCACTTTACTTTGTGAAGTAAATAATGCACAAAATATTGCGCAATTAGATCCAACACCATAATTGAAAGCAACAATTCCAACCAAATTGGAGCATCAAAAAGTGGAAGCAACCCAAAGTTAGAATGGTTTAACCACAAAAAAATACTTACAGTTGCAATTCCGAAAACTACATTTATAAGCATTACAAACACAAGCAAAATGAAGTTGGTTTTTGCATGGCGCCATTTGTTGTATTTGGTAAAAACGAGTTTGTAATAGCCTTCAAGAATCCAGAAAACGGTAAGGACAAAAAACACCCAACCAGCTTTCATCCAAACGGGCATTGTTTCGAAGAAGATTAAGAAGGATTGCATACTAAGTTCTTAAAGGAAATTTTTAGTATTTGTTGTTTATATAGTTCATTCTTAAAGGTGATTTTGTTTGTGCTCAAGCCGACAAAATATTACTTCAAAATTTTCCCATACCGTCCAGCATCATTTAAAACGGAAACCGCTTCTAATATTTCCGGATTGTGATTAATTTGATAATTATACAAACCTTCGCGGTAGAAATAGCGTTTTAATATTTCATCGGTCAGAAGCGATTCTATTTCTACTTTTTTATCGAGTATGGCTTTGTCTTTTGCATTGTCAATGGCAGCCATAAGTTGTTTGTAGCTTGTTGAAATATCCTTGCTTAAATCGTCGTTTTCTGCAACTTTTAATCCTTCAGAAAATTTCTTTTCTGTTTCTGTTTCGTATTCAAAATTGTTTTCTTTTAGAAACTTTAGAAAATCCTGAAAATCTGCTTCACTGAATTTAAAGTTTTTCCAATCTGCTAATTGATGATTATAATAGTATTTTGTGGCATAATCAAAAATGGCATTGTCTTTTAAAAGTGCTGTGGTTATTGAACTGAATGCTGCGGATTTTAATTCAATATCTGGTAAAATGCCACCGCCATCGTAAACGGTTCTGCCGCCTTTGGTTTTAAAGGCGTTGTACTCTTTTAAATCCTTACGAACGGGATCGCCGTTCTCGTCGCGGTGCCAATAATCTAATGCTTGAATACAACGACCGCTGGGGGTATAATAGCGCGAAATAGTAACTTTTAATTGGGTACCGTAGGTTAATTTCTTTGGTCGTTGCACCAATCCTTTTCCAAAACTGCGCGCTCCAACAATAACGGCCCGATCTAAATCTTGCAAACCGCCGGAAACTATTTCGCTGGCAGATGCACTTCTTCCATTAACTAAAACTACCAGTGGAATTTCAGTATCTATGGGATCGTATTTGGTTTTGTAAACTTGGTTGTATTTTTCAATTACAGATTTTGTAGTGGTAATTACTTCACCTTTATCCACAAATAGGTTCACTATATTTATTGCTTCACTCAGTAATCCTCCCGGATTTCCGCGAAGATCCAAAATAATTTTTTTGGCTCCCTGCGATTTTAAATCAACTAATGCAGCTTTTGTTTCTGTAGTCGTTTTTCGATTAAATTGTGAAAGTACGATATACCCAATATCATTTTTTATTAATTTGTAGAAGGGAACCGCTTTAATTTCTACTGCCTCGCGAGTAATAGTTGTAGTGGCAGTTTTACCTTGGCGTTTATAAGTTACAGCTACTTTTGAGCCCGGTGTACCTTTTAATAATTCGCCTGCATCGTCCTGTAAATCGGCAATAGTTATATCGCCAATTTTTACAATTTCGTCACCGGCTTTTAAACCTGCTTTATCGGCTGGATAATCTTTATAAGGCTCAACAATTATAATTTTATCCTTTCTACTTTGCGCAATGGCACCAATACCTGTGTAGGTGCCCGAATTATTGATTTTAGCGTCTTCTACCTGCTGTTCGTTCCAATAGACTGTGTATGGGTCTAAATCTTCGAGCATGCCCTTAATAGCCTTGTCCATAAGTGTGGCGGGGGTAACCTCGTCCACATAATTCATATTTAACTCTTTATAGAGGGTAGTAAAGATTTCAATTTGTTTTGCAATTTCGAAAAAATCACTTTTAAAACTTACCGTGGTAAAAAATATACCAATGGCCACTATGGGTATTAAAATTCTTTTTTTCATTTTGTTGAAAATTTAAATATTCGGTCAGGTTACAACCTTAAAAATCTTTAGTAAAAGTATTAATTGCAAGATCAGAGATAAAATATACCGCTTTCTATTTGTTTACCTTTTTTCGTTTTAGAAATTTACGAAGAACAAAAATTACAATTATTGCAACGAGGAATAAGGGCCAAAGGTATAAAACGCCTAAGAAAAATACCGAAATACCGTTCCAACCTCCTTGAAGGGCATTTTTTATTTTTTGTCCGTAAGACTGAGTAATACCTGTATCGGCGGTAGTTTTATAAAATTCTACGATTACCGTACTCATGGAAACTTGTGTTTGGAGGTATTGCAAACGCCCTTGTTTTGCTTCAATTTCTTCACGAATATTTGAAAGTTCGCGTTCTATTTCCAGCATTTCCTTTACACTGTTTGCTTTTTTTAGCAACTCCAAATATCGGTTTTCTAAAGTGCGTTTTGCCTTTAAGCGTGCTTCCAGATCTACAAATTCTTCAGAAACATCTTGCCTACTTATATCGCGATGATCAAAATAAGCTACCCCTTCAGATATCCCGTCAATAAAAGATTGAAAGTTTTCTGTAGGTACGCGAACCACAATATTTTTATAGATTCGATTGTAATCTTTTCCGCTGTTGTCGCTTTGCACCAAACCTTTGTATTGCGATGCCAGATTAATAATTTTTTGGTGTGTTGCCTCAACGTCTTTTGTTTCGAAGGCTAATCGTGCAGTTTTAATAATTTTTTGCTCATCGAGCTCCGGTGTGGCTATATCTTCAGAAACATTTTCTATACCGGCCATTGAAGCTTCGGCTTCAAAATTGTTGTCTGAACCGCTATTTGTACATCCCAGAACAAATAATAAAAATATTGTGCTAACTATTTTCATCCCTTAATTTTTTAAGCAGCATTACCATTGCTCTTTCAAGTTGGGCGTACTGCGGTTTAACTTTGCCTAAATATAGAAAAAGCATTACAAATTTCTTGCCGTTAATTTCCTTAAATATATGTTTATTAAGACGGTATGCTTCGCGAAGCTGTCGTTTTGCCTTATTGCGATCTACCGCAGATTTAAAATTGCGTTTGGGAACGGCAAATGCTGCCAGGGATGTTTTTAAATTTTCTTTCGGAAGAAAAAATACTTTTATAGGATAACTGGAATGTGTTTTTCCGTCCGAAAACAATGTTTCAATTGTTTTGGAACTCTTTAGTTTTTCGCTCTTCGGAAATTTTTGATTCACACGGTAAATATAAAAAAGAAAGACCTAACAGGTTTTAGATTCTGTTAGGTCTGTGTAAGATATTAATTTCTTTTTTTACGATTAGGGATTTCTTTCCCAAATATTATTATCCTGATTAATATCTGCCATTCTGCGTGTGGCATCAATCATCATATTTTTTACTTTTTTCCCATTTTTAATTTCAAATGTATAGGTGGGATAAGCCCAAGCCCAATCTGCTAAAACAGTACGTTTTAAATCTGTAAACGGATTTGGTTTTTCATTCCACGTCATACGCAATGGAATGTAAAACAACTCCTGCGTGCCATCTTCATAAGTTACATAAAGGTCTATAGGCATTGGCATTAAACCAATTCTTTCTAAAGTAATTTTTGTATTATCCGTTTCATTTTCAACAGATTTTATACCATAATCTATTGTATTTGTAGTTTGTGTCCAATCTGTTAAATACCAATTTAGTTTAAAACCGGAAACCTTTTCGGCCGTGCGAATAAAATCTGTTGGCGTAGGGTGTTTAAATTTAAAATCTGAATAAAAACGCTTTAAGGTCTTAGATAGATTTTCTGGGCCAATAACGTACCCTAATTGAGTTAAAAATACCGAACCTTTGCTATACGCATTTACGCCATACGCACGGTTGGTTGCATATCTGTCTGCATGTGTAGATAGAGGTTGTTCATTGCCACTAGTGGCCATGTAAAAGTAACTTCTGTACGAACCTGCGTGCGGATTTGGTTTATTTTCTTCCATCACATAATTCATTGCCTCATCGGATATGTATGAGGTAAAACCTTCATCCATCCACTCGTGTTTTAGTTCGTTGGTTGCCAAAACAAACTGAAACCAAGAATGTGCCAACTCGTGAGCAGTTACACCAACTAAACTTCCAAACTCCCGATTGCCAGTAATCATGGTACTCATAGCGTATTCCATACCACCATCGCCGCCTTGAATTACCGAGTATTGTTCGTAGGGATATTGGCCTATCTGTTCGTTAAAAAACTGCATTAGAGCAGCTGTTTTTGGTTGTAGATTTTTCCAGTTCTCAGCAATTTCAGGATCATTTTTATAGAAAAAATGAAGTGTTACTCCGTTTGGCCCCGGATAGGTATCGTGTACATATTGGTTATCTGCTGCCCAAGCAAAGTCATGTACATCTGGTGCTAAAAAGTGCCAAGTGTATTTTCCTTTTTTTGGTTTCATCCATTTTTGGCCTGGTTCTGTGTAGCCGTGGCCAACTTCGGCAGGGTTTTGTAAATAACCTGTTCCGCCAATAGTGTAATCTGCATCAATTGTAATTGTCACATCAAAATTACCCCATACTCCGTGAAACTCGCGACCAATGTACGGATCGGCGTGCCAACCTTCAAAGTCGTACTCAGCTAGTTTGGGATACCATTGGGTCATCGTAAGCGCTATGCCTTCAGAACTATCGCGTCCTGAACGGCGTACTTGCAAGGGCACCTGTGCATCCCACTCCATATTAAAAACGGTACTTCCGCCGGGCAAAATAGGTTCGTTTAAAACTACTTCCATTACCGTTCCTTTAATTGTATACTTAGCGGCAACGTTATTTTGTGTAAATAAGTTTGGTTTTATGTAGCCAATTTCATCCGGTGTAAGTTTCGAAATTCTATCTGTAACGCGGCTATCAGGATCGGCAATTGTGCGTGATCGTACATCCATTTCGCTGCCAGGTTGAAATGCATTAAAGTAAAGATGATAATAAACTTTGGTTAAGGTATCGGGCGAATTGTTTGTATATTTTAATTCCTGGGTGCCTTGGTATTGAAAATTTTTCACGTTCATCTGAACGTCCATTTTATAATCTACTTCCTGCTGCCAATAGCACGGATTATTTTGTGCTGAAGCCGAAATGATTACGGCTATAAAAAAAATTACACTTAAAAATTGCTTCATTATTTAGACATTTTATCTGCCATAATTAAGGCGTTATACATATTTACCATTTTACCAGATTTTGAAATATTTGAGAAAGACTCCGTATTTGAAACTTCCCCGCCCAAAATAACATTAGTTTTTACCGAAAGGCCGCTATCCATTAATATTTGTTTTACTTGTGCAGCTGTTAGATTTGGGTAGTAAGATCTAATCATTGCGGCAACACCGGCAACTTCGGGAGATGCCATTGAGGTTCCCTGCAAAAATTCATATGTATTTAAAGGGGTTGTTGCCCAAATTTTTACACCGGGAGCAAAAACATCTACATTGGTTTTTCCGTAATTTGAAAAGTTTGCAACCAATTCACTACCATACTCATAATTAAGTGCACCAACGGTTAAAAATGAATCGGCAATTTCTGGTTGGTTATCAATCTGATCGTTCGGGTAAACATTTACAGTATCTAAATCAAGACCGTCGTTTCCAGCGGCATTCACAATTAATACATCTTTTGAGGCCGCATATTTTATAGCGTCGTACACCCAATCTGCGTGTGGCGAATAATATTTTCCGAAACTAGTATTTAGTACCTTAGCGCCATTATCTACGGCATATCTAATTGCCAATGCAATATCTTTGTCGTACTCATCGCCATCCGGTACTGCTCGTACAGCCATTATTTGCACATTGTTAGCTACGCCATCCATACCAATCCCGTTGTGGCGTTCAGCGGCAATTATACCTGCAACGTGGGTTCCGTGTTTTACGTTTTCGCGCGTTGGGTCTGGACCAGCTACATTATTGTCGCCGTAAACATTGTCTGTAATATCGTCGGGATTATCGCCTAACACAGCCCGGAAATCTTTGGTCATACTAAAATTATCTTCCAGTCTGTCATTAAAATATTTTATTCCTGCTTCAAGTTCCTTTAAAACTTCAGGAACTGAATCGGCAAAATTTAACATTTGGTCTAGCATGGCTATTTGGTGCTGTTCCTGTGGCGAAGGATTTTTTATATCCGCTAAATCTTCTTTTGAATAATCTTCTTTTCCAAGTTTCTGAGCAATTGCTTGATGTGTAGGCTTTAACTGCGCAATAATTTGCTCATACCGCTCTTTATTAGTTGAAATTTCTGAAAATTCCTTTTCGTATTCGGCCATTGCTTTTTGATAGATTGCAAAATCTTCACGATCTGCAGCACTTATTGAAGATTCGCTCTTACCTTCAAATTTTGGTTTAAATTTTCTGATGATACGTACATATTCCATGTTTTCACCAATAATATCGCCAATAAAATTCCAACCGTGTACATCATCAATGTAACCGTTGTTATCGTCGTCTATTCCGTTGCCGGGTATTTCACCAGGATTGGTCCATAGTACATTTTTAAGGTCTTCGTGGTCAATATCTACCCCGCTATCTATAACGCCTACAATTACAGTTGTGCCTTTGCGTTTTTTGATTATTTGGTTGTAAGCTTTATTTACGCTCATCCCCGGAACGGTGTCTTTTACCAAATCCATCGCTGGCCAATTTTTTAATTGTGCCTCGGTAAGCGGAACTATTTTTAAAGGGATTGCATCAATGTTTTCTATTGGGGTGGCAACAATTGCCGAGCTACTGCCACAGCTTGCCATAGAGGCTGCTATTACTACAGCCAAAAGAGAGTTTCTAAAGATTTTCATTTTAAAAATAAGAGTTAATTAAAAAATTCGTTAAGTGAGAATGTTTCGTTTAGCCGAACACCTTTATCGGTGTTTTTTACGGTAATTATCGGATTGTGTGCATCGTGTTCCAAAAATAGATAGAAATTATTTTCGGCAGCTTTATCCAAAAATTTTTCTTTTTCTGGAAGCGTTAGCAATGGTCGTGTATCGTAGCCCATAACAAACGGAAGTGGTAAATGACCTGCTGTGGGCAATAAATCTGCCATAAAAACCAGCGTTTTTCCTTTGTATTCTATATGCGGAATCATTTGCTTATCTGTGTGTCCGTCTACAAATAGAATTCCAAAATCCAATTCGTTGGCTGTTGCAAAATCTGTATTGGGTTGTGCCACAAACTTTAACTGTCCGCTTTCTTGCATCGGCATTATATTTTCCTTTAAAAAAGAAGCCTGCTCGCGTCGGTTTGGTTGCGTAGCCCACTGCCAGTGATCTTTATTGCTCCAGAAAGTTGCATTTTTAAAAGCTGGTTCATACCCTGTGCGATCTTTGTTCCATTGTACACTGCCACCGCAATGGTCAAAATGTAAATGGGTCATAAAAACATCGGTAATGTCGTCGCGATGAAAACCGTACTTTTTTAATGAATTGTCTAGGTTGTAATCGCCCCAACGGTAATAATAGCCAAAAAACTTTTCGCTTTGCTTATTGCCCATCCCGGTATCAATTAAGGTTAACCTATCGCCATTTTTAATGAGAAGACAGCGCGCGGCAATGTCTATCATATTATTGGCATCTGCAGGATTGGTTCTGGTCCAGAGGGTTTTAGGCACAACACCGAACATGGCACCACCATCTAATTTAAAATTGCCGGATTCAATAGGAAATAATTGCATAATCTGAAGAAATGAGTCGCAAATTAGCAAAAGCGTTACAGACCAAAGACGAAGTATAAATTAATTATACTATTTTTAACAAATTATTATTTTTTCGTAGCGTCGAAAAAGTTTTAATTTGCCTAAACCCCGATTGAATGGTAGAACTTGCAGGAATTATAATTTTAGGAATTTTGGCCCAATGGGTTGCATGGAAATTTAAAATACCCGCTATTTTACCTTTAATTTTAATTGGGCTGCTGGTAGGCCCGCTTTCTACGTTTTTCACTGAAGATGGAAGACAATGGCTTCAACCTATTTGGAATGGCGATAAAGGTCTTTTTCCGGGAGAAAATCTTTTCTATTTTGTTTCTTTGGCTGTAGGAATTATTCTTTTTGAAGGGGGATTAACGCTTAAAAGAGAAGAAATTTCGAAAGTAGGCTCTGCAATTGGCAAACTTATAAGCATAGGTGCTGCCATTACTTTTATTGGTGCCGGTGTGGCTGCCCACTACGTATTCGGGCTAAACTGGCGAATTGCTTTCCTTTTTTCAGCTTTAATAATTGTAACCGGCCCCACTGTAATTACGCCAATTTTGAGGAATATCCCACTTAAAAAAGATGTGGCCGCCGTACTTAGATGGGAA
This region of Aequorivita marisscotiae genomic DNA includes:
- a CDS encoding putative signal transducing protein codes for the protein MKHFKTIAIFQYPAEYAILQLLFEQEDIRYFFENETMISVFPFYSNAIGGIRLQVHLDDVAQAEEIIANLNSSSDLKIV
- the rpiB gene encoding ribose 5-phosphate isomerase B codes for the protein MKISIGNDHAGTAYKFEIVSFLEKEGHSVINHGTDSESSVDYPDFVHPVAADVESGNAELGIIICGSGNGANMTANKHQKVRSALCWTKEITALARQHNDANVLSIPARFTSKPQALEMVKTFLNTEFEGGRHQNRVEKIACI
- a CDS encoding cation diffusion facilitator family transporter; protein product: MSHKHVHSHDHSHPDLKGKKLLLSILLNIGITLAQAIGGVVSGSLSLLSDALHNFSDVLSLVVSYIADRYSKKDASVTKTFGYKRAEIIAAFVNSATLIVVAIYLIYEAVIRFYNPQPIESGLVIWLAILGIVFNGFSVLLLYKDSKSNMNMRSAYLHLFTDMAASVAVLIGGLLMQFYQWYWVDSLLTVLIALYLLIMGYDLLKTSFKVLMLFTPDDLNLEVINKAVCKIPEIKNMHHIHIWQLNEQETHLEAHIDFYNDLTLSEFDAVLAKVEELLYHDFGINHVTIQPEHQKDDPKDIIVQD
- a CDS encoding GNAT family N-acetyltransferase; translated protein: MEFNVKNFEELSRKELYEILQLRSEIFVVEQDCVYQDIDGKDQRALHIMGWENDILVTYARCFQAGDYFDEASIGRVLVRENYRKLGYGHQITDAAIKAIVEKYKADTIKISAQIYLVMFYESHGFKTIGDRYMEDGIPHIAMIRE
- a CDS encoding sterol desaturase family protein, with protein sequence MQSFLIFFETMPVWMKAGWVFFVLTVFWILEGYYKLVFTKYNKWRHAKTNFILLVFVMLINVVFGIATVSIFLWLNHSNFGLLPLFDAPIWLELLLSIMVLDLIAQYFVHYLLHKVKWMWRLHTVHHSDKNVDVTTGTRHHPFDFIIRETFALIAVIIMGMPIAFYLFYRILSVLFTYFTHANISLPKQVDRLLSYIIVTPNMHKFHHHYKMPWTDSNFGNMLSIWDRLFGTFIYADTSEIKYGLDIADHKNDEDILHQLRLPFDKSIRYKK
- a CDS encoding S41 family peptidase, with translation MKKRILIPIVAIGIFFTTVSFKSDFFEIAKQIEIFTTLYKELNMNYVDEVTPATLMDKAIKGMLEDLDPYTVYWNEQQVEDAKINNSGTYTGIGAIAQSRKDKIIIVEPYKDYPADKAGLKAGDEIVKIGDITIADLQDDAGELLKGTPGSKVAVTYKRQGKTATTTITREAVEIKAVPFYKLIKNDIGYIVLSQFNRKTTTETKAALVDLKSQGAKKIILDLRGNPGGLLSEAINIVNLFVDKGEVITTTKSVIEKYNQVYKTKYDPIDTEIPLVVLVNGRSASASEIVSGGLQDLDRAVIVGARSFGKGLVQRPKKLTYGTQLKVTISRYYTPSGRCIQALDYWHRDENGDPVRKDLKEYNAFKTKGGRTVYDGGGILPDIELKSAAFSSITTALLKDNAIFDYATKYYYNHQLADWKNFKFSEADFQDFLKFLKENNFEYETETEKKFSEGLKVAENDDLSKDISTSYKQLMAAIDNAKDKAILDKKVEIESLLTDEILKRYFYREGLYNYQINHNPEILEAVSVLNDAGRYGKILK
- a CDS encoding DUF4349 domain-containing protein, with translation MKIVSTIFLLFVLGCTNSGSDNNFEAEASMAGIENVSEDIATPELDEQKIIKTARLAFETKDVEATHQKIINLASQYKGLVQSDNSGKDYNRIYKNIVVRVPTENFQSFIDGISEGVAYFDHRDISRQDVSEEFVDLEARLKAKRTLENRYLELLKKANSVKEMLEIERELSNIREEIEAKQGRLQYLQTQVSMSTVIVEFYKTTADTGITQSYGQKIKNALQGGWNGISVFFLGVLYLWPLFLVAIIVIFVLRKFLKRKKVNK
- the rnpA gene encoding ribonuclease P protein component → MNQKFPKSEKLKSSKTIETLFSDGKTHSSYPIKVFFLPKENLKTSLAAFAVPKRNFKSAVDRNKAKRQLREAYRLNKHIFKEINGKKFVMLFLYLGKVKPQYAQLERAMVMLLKKLRDENS
- a CDS encoding M1 family metallopeptidase → MKQFLSVIFFIAVIISASAQNNPCYWQQEVDYKMDVQMNVKNFQYQGTQELKYTNNSPDTLTKVYYHLYFNAFQPGSEMDVRSRTIADPDSRVTDRISKLTPDEIGYIKPNLFTQNNVAAKYTIKGTVMEVVLNEPILPGGSTVFNMEWDAQVPLQVRRSGRDSSEGIALTMTQWYPKLAEYDFEGWHADPYIGREFHGVWGNFDVTITIDADYTIGGTGYLQNPAEVGHGYTEPGQKWMKPKKGKYTWHFLAPDVHDFAWAADNQYVHDTYPGPNGVTLHFFYKNDPEIAENWKNLQPKTAALMQFFNEQIGQYPYEQYSVIQGGDGGMEYAMSTMITGNREFGSLVGVTAHELAHSWFQFVLATNELKHEWMDEGFTSYISDEAMNYVMEENKPNPHAGSYRSYFYMATSGNEQPLSTHADRYATNRAYGVNAYSKGSVFLTQLGYVIGPENLSKTLKRFYSDFKFKHPTPTDFIRTAEKVSGFKLNWYLTDWTQTTNTIDYGIKSVENETDNTKITLERIGLMPMPIDLYVTYEDGTQELFYIPLRMTWNEKPNPFTDLKRTVLADWAWAYPTYTFEIKNGKKVKNMMIDATRRMADINQDNNIWERNP
- a CDS encoding S8 family serine peptidase, whose product is MKIFRNSLLAVVIAASMASCGSSSAIVATPIENIDAIPLKIVPLTEAQLKNWPAMDLVKDTVPGMSVNKAYNQIIKKRKGTTVIVGVIDSGVDIDHEDLKNVLWTNPGEIPGNGIDDDNNGYIDDVHGWNFIGDIIGENMEYVRIIRKFKPKFEGKSESSISAADREDFAIYQKAMAEYEKEFSEISTNKERYEQIIAQLKPTHQAIAQKLGKEDYSKEDLADIKNPSPQEQHQIAMLDQMLNFADSVPEVLKELEAGIKYFNDRLEDNFSMTKDFRAVLGDNPDDITDNVYGDNNVAGPDPTRENVKHGTHVAGIIAAERHNGIGMDGVANNVQIMAVRAVPDGDEYDKDIALAIRYAVDNGAKVLNTSFGKYYSPHADWVYDAIKYAASKDVLIVNAAGNDGLDLDTVNVYPNDQIDNQPEIADSFLTVGALNYEYGSELVANFSNYGKTNVDVFAPGVKIWATTPLNTYEFLQGTSMASPEVAGVAAMIRSYYPNLTAAQVKQILMDSGLSVKTNVILGGEVSNTESFSNISKSGKMVNMYNALIMADKMSK